A part of Silurus meridionalis isolate SWU-2019-XX chromosome 18, ASM1480568v1, whole genome shotgun sequence genomic DNA contains:
- the LOC124401435 gene encoding polymeric immunoglobulin receptor-like: MFTWRKYSYSNGWLLISPENQQYKGRFQLVNDRSFANLSLLISNVTVEDGGDYMCVSGTRGEYRDIRLNVKGCRLEENEDVIQITAYAGDSVRVPCTCTDLQTKPETFKYISPDRWVKLSPENEPHKGRIQLASDPFSGNTSLVISNLTEEDDGYYRCLKEGENRYFSLTVLGCRLEGKGDLQLITAYTGGSALLPCCCTNVLNNPQLYTWWKYTTNQSQWVKISPESEQYSERFQIFTNHSSGNLSLLISKLTEEDGGDYSCSLKQREYIYFRLSVKESHPFALFTMVTGIFLVFMVVVVYCITKKNAPQDTVHYNRGEGDETVSLE; this comes from the exons ATGTTCACCTGGAGGAAATACAGCTATTCAAATGGATGGCTGCTGATATCTCCTGAAAATCAGCAGTACAAAGGCAGATTTCAGCTGGTTAATGATCGCTCGTTTGCCAATCTCTCTCTGCTCATATCAAATGTGACtgtagaagatggaggagatTACATGTGTGTGAGCGGCACACGGGGTGAATACAGAGACATCAGACTCAATGTTAAAG GCTGCAGGCTTGAAGAAAATGAAGATGTAATACAGATCACTGCATACGCAGGAGACTCAGTACGAGTGCCCTGCACCTGCACAGACCTCCAGACCAAACCCGAGACCTTCAAATACATCAGTCCAGATAGATGGGTAAAGCTATCTCCAGAGAATGAGCCTCACAAAGGCAGAATTCAGCTTGCCAGTGATCCCTTTTCGGGAAATACCTCTCTGGTCATATCAAACCTGACTGAAGAGGATGATGGATATTACAGGTGTCTAAAAGAGGGTGAAAACAGATATTTCAGCCTCACTGTTTTAG GCTGCAGGCTGGAAGGAAAAGGAGACCTACAACTGATCACGGCATACACAGGAGGCTCAGCACTGCTGCCCTGCTGCTGCACTAACGTCCTCAACAACCCTCAGTTATATACATGGTGGAAATACACAACAAATCAAAGTCAATGGGTAAAGATATCTCCTGAGAGTGAGCAGTACAGCGAAAGATTTCAGATATTTACCAATCACTCTTCTGGAAATCTTTCTCTGCTGATATCAAAGTTGACTGAAGAAGATGGAGGAGATTACAGCTGTAGTCTTAAACAGAGAGAATACATCTATTTCAGACTTAGTGTTAAAG AATCTCATCCCTTCGCCCTGTTCACCATGGTGACCGGGATCTTTCTTGTCTTCATGGTGGTTGTGGTCTATTGCATCACCAAAAAAAACG CTCCCCAGGATACAGTTCATTACAACAGAGGTGAGGGAGATGAAACTGTGAGTCTGGAGTAG